Within Lactobacillus amylovorus DSM 20531, the genomic segment AGTCTTATTTTTTACTCAAACAACTTCTTATACTCGCCATAACCTGCTTCATCTAGCTTCTCATATGGAATAAAACGCAATGCTGCAGAATTAATGCAATAGCGCAAACCGCCACGATCCATAGGCCCATCAGTAAAAACATGACCCAAATGTGACTGCGCCTCTGGACTTACCACTTCGGTACGCTCCATGCCATGTGACTGATCGCGGTGATACTTCAGTTTCTCAATCGGCTTAGTAAAACTAGGCCAGCCGCATCCCGCATCATACTTATCCTGGCTAGAAAACAACGGCTCACCTGACACCACATCAACGTAAATGCCTTTTTCATAAAAATCGTCGTACTTACCAGTGAAAGGATACTCCGTTGCCGCATTCTGAGTGACCTCGTATTCTTCCTTAGTCAACTTCTTCAAAGCTTCTTTTTTCTTATTTTCGTCTAAAACCATCTTTTCACCTCATCAAAAAAGAGCGACAGAATCTATCTGCCGCCTCAATCTAGATATGTTCAGTCGTTTTTGGAAAGAAATTATCGATCTGTTTTTCATAGATGTCGAATTTATATTTCGTCACAAATTCATTCGTCGGATCGAATATTCTCACTTGCAACATTTCATTTTTACCATTCATGTGTACTTCTTTATTTGGCACTTTAAAAAATGACTCAAACGCTGCAATGATATTTTGATATGAACTATAAACGTGGACATTATGCTCTATTATTTCGCCATTACGAGAATATCTTCGTGCATCAATTACATATACGGTATTGTCATTCATAATTTCAATCTGCTCCTTTGATAGACTCTTCCCACTACTTATATTTTAATCCAAAATGGTCTAGAACATATTTCTTTTGCTTAAAAAAACAAAAAACGTCGGATGAAATTCATCCAACGTTCTCCAGTCAACTGCCCTAGACTGAAGTCTAGGGCTTAGTGGCTCGT encodes:
- the msrB gene encoding peptide-methionine (R)-S-oxide reductase MsrB — translated: MVLDENKKKEALKKLTKEEYEVTQNAATEYPFTGKYDDFYEKGIYVDVVSGEPLFSSQDKYDAGCGWPSFTKPIEKLKYHRDQSHGMERTEVVSPEAQSHLGHVFTDGPMDRGGLRYCINSAALRFIPYEKLDEAGYGEYKKLFE